The Bosea sp. AS-1 region TCCAGCGTCCCGCAGCCGGATGGCGCCTGGCTTTATTATTCGCGTTACCGCAAGGGCGCCGAGCATCCGCTGATCTGCCGTCGTCCTCGCGACGGGCAGGACAGCGGCAAGGGAAAAGGCCGCGAGCGGATCATGCTCGACGCCGACGCCCTGGCCGAGGGGAAGGATTTCTTCGACCTCGGCGACACCGCCCACAGTCCCAATCACCGTCTTCTCGCCTGGAGCGCGGACGAGGCTGGATCGGAGCTGCACAAGATCCGCGTCCGCGATCTCGAAACCGGTGAAGATCTCGCCGACGAGGTTAACGACACGACCGGCGAGATCGTCTGGGCGAGCGATTCCCGCTCCTTCTTCTATGTCGCGCTCGATGCCGATCACCGGCCGTCACGCGTGCTGCGCCACCGCCTCGGCACCACGACCGAGACGGACGAGCTGCTGCATGACGAAGCCGATGCCGGGATGTTCGTCGATATCGACAAGACCCAGTCCGGCCGCTTCCTGCTGATCTCGATCAGCGACCACGAGACCTCCGAGATCCGGCTGCTCGACCTCAATGCCGCAGGGGCCACGCTTCAGCTCCTGGCCGCACGCCAGCCCGGGCGCCAATACAGCGTCGAGCATCATGCCGGCGACTTCCTGATCCTGACCAATGCCGAAGGGGCGGAAGACTTCAAGATCGTGACGGCTCCGCTCGACGATCCGGCTCCGGAGCGATGGCGCGACCTCGTTCCCCACAAGCAGGGCCGGCTGATCCTCGACCATGTCTGCCTCAAGGGCCGGCTGATCCGACTGGAGCGCGAAGAAGGCCTGCCACGCATTGTGATCCGTGATCTCGCGAGCGGCACGGAAAGCAGTATCGCCTTCGACGAGGAGGCCTATGGGCTCGGCATGGATGCCGGCTACGAGTTCGACACGAACACGCTGCGTTTCCTCTACGCCTCGATGGCGCGTCCGACCGAAACCTATGATTACGACCTCGCGACCGGCGCGCGCACCTTGTTGAAGCGGCAGGAGGTGCCGTCCGGCCATGACCCCGCCGCCTACAAGGTCCGGCGCATCTTCGCCACCGCGAAGGACGGCGAGCGCGTGCCGATCTCGATCCTGCATCGGGCCGATCTGAAACTCGACGGCAGCGCGCCCTGCCTGCTCTACGGCTACGGCTCGTATGGCTCCGCGATGTCGGCCGCTTTTCGGACACGGCCGCTCAGCCTGGTCGACCGCGGCTTCGTCTATGCCATCGCCCATATTCGCGGCGGCACCGACAAGGGCTGGCGCTGGTATCTCGACGGCAAGCGTGAAAAGAAGCGCAACAGCTTCACCGACTTCATCGCTGCCGCGGAAGCACTTGCCGATGCGGGCTTCACCAGCCGTGGACGGATCGTCGCGGAGGGCGGCAGCGCGGGCGGCATGCTGATGGGCGCGGTCGCCAACATGGCGCCGGAACTGTTCGCCGGCATCGTCGCCGAGGTGCCCTTCGTCGACGTGCTCAACACCATCCTCGACGACACCTTGCCGCTGACGCCGCCGGAATGGCCCGAATGGGGCGACCCGATCCGCGACGTCAAAGCCTTCGAGACGATCCGCAGCTACTCGCCTTACGACAACGTCACGGCGCAGGACTATCCGCCGATCCTGGCGATGGGCGGCCTGACCGATCCGCGCGTGACCTATTGGGAGCCGGCGAAGTGGGTGGCGCGGCTGCGCGCGACCATGACCGGCGGCGGGCCGATCCTGCTCCATACCAATATGGAAGCGGGCCACGGCGGCGCGGCCGGACGCTTCGATTCCCTGAAGGAGACGGCGCTGGCCTACGCCTTTGCGGTCAAGGCCGTGAGCGAAGGCTGGCCGGCGGCAAAGACAGGTATATAAGCTTGAGACTCGGCGTCAGGCGCCGAGCCGGCTCTTCTCGCTGGCGAGATAGACCTTAAGCTCGTCCATCGAAGCGAAGCTGTACTCGCCGTCAGGCGTGCGGGCGCGGATCGAACCATCGGCATAGATGGTGAAATGGGTCTCGCCCACCTGATAGGCGCCGACGATGCCCTCCTCCGAGGCTGCCGGCTCCTGCGCTGCGGGCTGGGGTGCGGCGGGAGCAGCCGCCTCTGTCAGCTCGTCATCCTGCGCCTCTTCCGGCTCGTCCCGTTCGGCCTCGCCTACGGGCGCGGCCTCGTCTGCAGCATCATTGAGGCTTTCCTCGTGAGCTGCCCCTTCATGCAAGGGCTCCGGCTCCTCCGGCTCGGCAGCAGCAATGTCCTGCGGTCCCGTGCGCGGCGGCCAGACCGGCACCGGCGGCTCCTTCGCAGCTTCGAAGGCAGCGGGCGGCGCGTCGAATGACGGCTCCCGGCGCTCGTTCGAGGGCACAATCCAGGCCTCCGCCTCGGCGAAGGGATCCTCCTCGGATGCCAGCGAAGGCTCGATGCGGCCCGCGGGGCGATGCAACCCGCCCAGCTGGTTGGTCAGGCTCTCGCGCAGCGCCGCAAACTCGTCTCGCTCGGCGCTCCCCTTGGCAGAGGGCTGTTCTTCCGTGTCTATCGCATCGTGTTCGAAGTGGACTTCGTCGGAATCGACATCCGGCGCGGCCGGCTCCGCCTCTTCGTCGCGGTGGACGGGAGCTTCGTGCTGATCCGCCGCGTGCGTCCTGGCAGCGACGATCTCGGCCGGATCATGGCTTTCCTCGTCGCCTGCAACCGTATGGTCGGGTGCCTCCGCAACCGTCTCGACCATCTCCGTGTCGAACATGTCCGCCACGGCCTCGTCGCGTGCGGGCTCGAGCGGCTCGTCCCGATGCTCCTTGTCCTCCTCGGGCGGGACAAGTTGGTCGGCGACGAGAGCTCCAAAGAGATCCCGCCCGAGCGTGTCGGAATCCGCATGGGCGGGCTCGGATTTCTCCGCAGCCGTCACCGCTATCGCAGCAGCGCCAATGCCGATGGCGCCGGCGCCGACAGCCGCAGCTCCAACCGGCCAGGACGCGGGTGCCTCGCCCACCGATCCCGTCTCACGCGGCACGGCAGACACGGCTGGGGTAACCACCTCGATCGGAGCCGGGTTGGACGCGCGCGCCTCGGCGGCCTCCGCCAACTCTGTCCTGAGCGTCTTGATCTGCTTCAGGACCCAGGCGAGCGACAGCATGATGAGACCGCCCGTCGCGGCGATCGAGCCGATGATGACCTCGGTGAAGCCACGCTCCAGCACCAGGTAGGGCCAGCCATCATAGATGGCATAGAGACCACCACCGAAAAGCACGAGGCCGAGAAGAGAGAAAATCGCGATCAATGCGGCATCCTTGATGCAGGCCTGCGTCGCCCCGCAAGCGGGCGTGTGCGTGCCAATATCTAACGTATTGAATAAGAGAGAGTTTCCAATGACCCCAGGCTTAAGGAGAGGAATCTGGCCCGATTATGGCCGCCTGTCGAGGAGACATGGGCTTTTCGCAGTCTTGGCGGTTGTCGAGGCGCGCGCGGACGCTTAACTATCCAGGCGGAGCGGCCGGGTTGTCATGGCCCCGCCTCCGAATGGCAAGCCATTCTGATTCAAGCCATTTCACAGCCCAAGGAGAGGCCTAATGTCCTTTACTCTTCCTGACCTTCCCTATGCTCATGACGCGCTCCAGCCCTTCATGTCGAAAGAGACGCTGGAATACCATCACGACAAGCATCACCTTGCCTATGTCAACAACCTGAACAATGCGATCAAGGGGACGGAATTCGAGGGCAAGCCGCTCGAGGAGATCGTCAAGGCCTCCTTCGGGAAGAACGCGGCGATCTTCAACAATGCCGGCCAGAACTACAACCACAACCATTTCTGGAAGTGGATGAAGCCGAATGGCGGCGGCAAGATCCCGGGCTCGCTCGAGAAGGCGATCGTCGACTCGTTCGGGTCGGTCGACAAGTTCAAGGAAGACTTCACCGCCGCCGGCGTCGGCCAGTTCGGCTCGGGCTGGGCCTGGCTCGAGGTCAAGGGCGGCAAGCTCGCCGTCAGCAAGACCCCGAACGGTGAGAACCCGCTGGTCCATGGCGGCACGCCGGTCCTCGGCGTCGACGTCTGGGAGCACTCCTACTACATCGACTATCGCAACCGCCGCCCCGACTACCTCAAGGCCTTCCTCGAGAGCCTGGTGAACTGGGAGTATGTGGCGGAGCTGTACGAGAAAGCCGCCAAGGGCTGATCTCGCCGATCGGAATCGAAACGGGGCCTTACGGCCCCGTTTTTTTGTGCGGAGTCGCCATCGCTTCAGACGGCGACGCTGCGCAGGAACTGATCCACCGTCGAATCGAGGCGCTGCGCCTGGGCCGCCACTTCGCCGGCCGCGCTGCGAACCTGCTCCGCCGAGCGGCCGGTCTCCTCGACGCTGTCGGCGAGCACGCTAAGGTCGCTCGACACGGACAAGGCCGACGAGCTCGCCATGGCGACACCGCTGGCGATCTCGCCGGTTGCAAGCGCTTGCTGCTCGATCGAGACGGCGACCGAATTGGCGAAGGTCTCGATCGCGTTCATCCGCACCGCGATGTTCTGGATCGCGCCGACGACCTGCCCCGTCGCCCCCTGAATGGCAGCAACCTGCGAGACGATACGGTCCGTCGCGTCGGCCGTCTGCGCGGCAAGCGACTTGACCTCGGAGGCGACGACCGCGAAGCCGCGCCCGGCCTCGCCGGCCCGTGCGGCCTCGATGGTGGCATTGAGCGCCAGAAGGTTGGTCTGCGCCGCGATGTCGCGAATGAGGTTCACCACCTCACCAATGGCTCGCGCCGTCTCGTCCAGCTCCTGGACCGAGCCGGCGGTATCGCGCGAGGCTGAAGCTGCCTCGACGATCTCGGTCCGGACGCGCCGGACCTGGAACTCGACCTCGCGGATCGCCGCCCCCATCTCCTCGGCCGCCTGAGCTGCACTCTCGACATTGCCGGAGGCGTCATGCGCGTTGTCGGCGGCGCGAGCGGCACGCTCGGAGGATTCCGCGGCGACGCGCGCCAGCCCGCCGGAGGCCTCCTGCATCTGGTCGGCATTGCTCTTGAAGGCTTCGAGCGCCATGCCGACCTCGTTGCGGAACATCGCGATGGCGCCGTCGACATTCTGCTGCCGGACCCGGCGTTCGGATTCGGACAGGTTCTGCTTCTCCTCCAGCGCGGCCCGTTCGGCCAGCCTGATCTTGAGCACGCCGAGCGCACGGGCGATGGCGCCGATCTCGTCGCGACGCTCCAGGGCATCGATCGGCGTGTCGAGATTGCCGTCGGAGATGCTGACGATGGCATTGGTCATGCCCCGCAGCGGCCGCATCGTACGCGACAGCGAGACCCAGAGCAGCGGCCCCAGCACGACGAGGACCGCCAGCCCGAGGCCGATGATGACGAACTGCTCCCAGGCGGCCCTCGCAACGAGCCGGGTCTTGTCGAAACGGGCGGCGACATAGCCGATCTGCTTGCCGGAAATGCGCACCGGCTGGATCTTGGTGATGCTGGCTCCGTCCTCGATTTCGATGGGACCGCCATCCAGAAGCTTCTTCCAGGGCTCCTGACCGATCGCCTGGGTCAGCACGCGCGGCGTGAGAGAGAGCCGGGCTTCCTCGCTGCGCCCGGCCGAGGCCAGCGAGACCAGATCATCGGCCACGATGGCCGCGTCGAAATCGGGATCGCGCCGCAGCGATTCCAGGATATTGGCCAGGATCAGATTGTCGCGCGACAGGATCGGCGAGGGCGCGGCGTTCGCGACCATCAGGGTGAGCGCGGTCGCCTTCTGGTCGAGATCGGCACGCGTGCGGCTGTCATTATAGCGCGCCACGGCCATCACGACGAAGATGATGGCGGCAGCGACGATGATCACGGCTGCCAGCGCGATCTGCCGGCTCAGGGAGCTCGGACCCTTCATCCGGGCTTCCGCCCGCTTGTCGCCAGCCGCCCCGGCCGCCCGCATCAACCATGCCATCGAGCGACTGCCCTTCGAACTCGGCGCGATCCCTCGACGAACGGCGCCCCACCACCCCCGCAAGAATGCGCGCGGCGGGTAAATAAATCGCTTGCAGCCGCGCGCGGCGGCCGCTCCTAGGCGGCAAGCTGCAGAAATCTCCGCAGCGGCAGGTCGCGCGGCGGCACAAAAGCGGCGATTGCCGCATGTTCGACGGGCCGGGTGGCGACGACCGGGTCGAGGCGGATCAGCTCGTCGTCGACAAATCCCGGATGGCACATCACCAGATGCGCCGGTCCGGGCGAAAGCAGGAAGCGGTCGAGATCGGCCCCGAAATCGCGCGCCGGATCGAAGGGAGCCACTCCGGAGAAGCCGCGATTGACTCGCAACTGCCGGCGCAGCGCGGCCGAGCGGAAGCCGCTCGCGAGCCCGGCGATGACCAACGCCTTGCCAACGGCGACGCCACGCCGACGGATCGCGGAAACCCTGTCGGCCGGATCGCGCACATAGACCGATCCCGCCGGATAGCGCCGTGCCAGCATCTCGAGCACCGCACGCCGCACGCCCGGCAGCACGTGGACATGCTGATGTCCGTCGACGAAATCCGGCGGCCGCCCCATCGCGTCCTCGAAGGCGTCCAGCTGGCGGCCGAACTCTCCGGCGATCTCGCGCCGAACGGTCGCGGACGCCGCCGCGGCCCGGGCCACCACTCCCAAGGCGGGGAATTCGCCACCAGGCGCAAGTCGCGGCAACGCGCCGAGCGGCGCAGCGCAGGTCAGGTTGAAATGCAGGCCGAGATCGGCGTGCTCCGCAAAAACGCCGAGTTCCGGTGCCAGTCTGGGCCAATGCGGCCGATTGGTCATCGCACCCGTGGCGGAGAGCTTGCCGCGCCCGAGAAGCTCCAGGATCGAGCGGCTGACACCTTCCGTCATGGCGAAATCGTCGGCGCAGAGGACGAAGCCGTTCGCCATGATGTTCGGTGTCCCTCTTCAGCCGCAGAAAGTCGTTACGCGACGGGCTTGTCGGCCGGCAAGCTTTACGGTTCTGTGCGTCGCGCGTCACCCTGTCGGCGGCGCCTTTCGAAAGGTCCTTCGTGTCGGACATCGCGTCCCAACCGGCCCAGCGTACGCCCCGGGCCTCCCGCTGGCCGGAGCTTTCCGTCGTCGTGCCCGTGCATAACGAGGCGGACAATCTGCGCCCGCTGGTCGAGCGGCTGCGGAACGTCCTGGCCAGCGAGGTCGCCTCGTGGGAAATCGTCTTCGTCGACGACGGCAGCCGCGACGACACGCTCAAGACCATCCGGGACCTCAACGCCGCCGATCCGCGGATCAGCGCCGTCTCCTTCAGCCGCAATTTCGGCAAGGAGATCGCGATCGCGGCCGGGCTCGACCATGCCTATGGCGATGCGGTCGTCATCATGGACGCCGATCTGCAGCATCCGCCGGAGGTCATCCCGGCCTTTCTGACGAAATGGCGCGAAGGCTATCTCAACGTCTACGGCCAGCGGACCGACCGCTCGGGCGAGAGTCCACTGAAGCGCAATTTCGCCAAGGCTTTCTACCGCATCTTCTCGCAATTCGGCGAAACCGACCTCCCGGAAGGAGCCGGCGATTTCCGCCTGCTCGACCGCAAGGCCGTCGATGCGCTGCGCGCCCTGCCGGAGCGGGCCCGCTTCTCGAAAGGGCTCTATGCCTGGGTCGGTTTCCGCTCCATCGGCGTGCCGTTCGAGGTCGCCGAGCGCGAACACGGCCAGTCGAAATTCCGCTATCGCAAGCTGTTTTCCTTCGCCTTCGACGGGCTTTCCTCCTTCTCGACCGTGCCGCTGAAGATCGCGACCTGGTCCGGCGCGATCATCGCCTGCATCGCGACATTGTCGGCGTTCTACTTCCTGCTCCGCACGCTGTTCTACGGCACGGACCTGCCCGGCTTCCCCTCGCTGATCGTCTCGATCATGTTCTTCTCCGGCATCCAGCTCGTCTCGCTGGGCATGATCGGCGAATATGTCGGGCGAATCTTCGCCGAGGTGAAGCGCCGGCCGCTCTACCTCATCGGCGAGCGCGTCGGCTTCGAGGCGCGCACCGTCGACCACCCACGCGGCGACGCCCTGCCGCCGCTGATCCGCTAGGCTTTCATGCTCAGAAACATCCTGTCGGTCGGCGGCTATACGCTGATCTCGCGCCTCACCGGCTTCGCGCGCGATATCATGCTCGCCGCCGTGCTCGGCGCCGGCGCGACGATGGACGCCTTCTCGGTGGCGTTGCGCCTGCCGAATCATTTCCGCGCCATCTTCGGCGAAGGCGCCTTCAACCAAGCCTATGTGCCGGCCTACGCCCATGTCGCCGAAAAGCAGGGGCAGGAGGTCGCGAATCTCTTCGCCGACCGGCTCTTCACCGTGCTGTTCCTGATCCAGGTCGTGCTGCTTGCCCTGGCGCTGCCGCTGATGCCCCAGTTGGTGACGCTGCTCGCGCCCGGCTTCAAGGAGGATCCGGCAGTCTTCGCGCTGGCGGTTTCGCTGACGCGCATCACCTTCCCCTACCTCCTCTTCGTCACGATGGTGACCTTCCTCGGCGCGACGCTGAATGCGGTCGACCGCTTCGCCGCCTTCGCTGCGGCGCCGATCCTGCTGAATGTCGGGATGATGGCGGCGCTGTCCGTCTCCTTCCTCTTCCCGAGCGCGGCCTATGCCGCTGCCTGGGGCGTCTCGATCTCGGGACTGGCGCAATGGCTCCTGCTCTATGTCGCCGCGCGGCGCGCCCGCGTCTCGAGCAAGCTGGTGCGGCCGCATATGGACGCTGGCGTCCGCCGCTTCCTCAAGGCCTTCGGGCCGGCGGTGATCGGCTCGGCTGGCGTCCAGATCGCGATCTTCGCCGACACGATCATCGCCTCCCTGCTGCCGCGCGGCGCTTATTCGGCGCTTTACTACGCGGAGCGCCTCTACCAGCTTCCGATCGGCCTGATCGGCATCGCCGTCGGCACGGTCGCGCTCTCGGCAATGAGCCGGTCGATCGCGCGCGGCGATGAGGCTGCCGCCAACCGGGCGCAGAACCGTGCGCTTGCCATCGCCTTCGTCGCCAGCGCGCCCTTCGTCGCCGCCTTCATCGCGGTACCCGAGCTGATCGTCGCGGGGCTGTTCCAACGCGGCGCCTTCGATGCCCAGGCCAGCCTGGCCTCCGGCACCGTGCTCTTCGCCTATGCGCTAGGCCTCCCGGCGATCGTGATGATGCGCTCGCAAATCTCTGCCTTCCAGGCGCGCGGGGACACCACCACGCCCATGCTGGTCGCGCTTGGCGCCATCGCCTGCAACCTGGCGCTCAAGCTCCTGCTCTGGCGGGACTGGGGCGCGCCGGGCCTGGCGCTGGCGACCGCGGCGGGCGCCTGGATCAACCTGCTGACGCTGTTCGTCCTCGGCCTGAAGCGCGGCTGGACCACGCCCGACCCGCGCCTGCCCGGCTTCTTCGCCATCGTCGGCTTCGCGGCGGCTGTAGCGGGGCTGTCCGCATGGTGGTTCGCACCGCTCGCCTTGCGCCTGACGTCCGCCCTGCCCTTCCAGCCGCTGCTCCTGGGCGTACTGACGCTGTCGATGGCGGCGGGAGTGCTCTATGCGGGCATCGCCGGCATCGGCCTGAAGGCGACCGGGCTGTTCAGGCTGGTGCGCTGAACTTCAACCGAGGAAGCGCCCTGCCCTGCCGAGCAGCGCAGCGGCTTCACCGACCATGCGCTCGACGATCTCGGCGGCAGCGGGCACATCGGCGATCAACCCCGCTGCCTCGCCGAAGATCACGGCCGCCTTGTCGGGATCGCCGGCCATGAAGGCCTCGCGATAGGCGGGGGCCTCGGTGGCGATGGCCGCTTTCAAGTCGTGGTCACGCCCGGCCCATGCTGCGATGAAGGCGTTGTTCGCGACGCGAATGTCGAAGGGCTTCGGCCAGTCGAGCTGGCGGGCGATGTCGGGCAATGAGGAGCGCACCGTCTGGTCGCCGGTCGCAGTAATGGCCGCGGCGTGGTGGCGCTGATGCACCAGCGCCTCGCGGCTCGCCCAGAACCGGGTCCCGACGAGGACACCGTCAGCGCCGAGCATCAGAGCGGCGGCGAGCCCACGCCCGTCAGCGATGCCGCCAGCGGCGAGAAGCAGCGTATCGGGACTTTCACGGGCGATCAGATCGGCCGCTTCCGGCACGAAAGGTAACGTCGCTCGGCTGGCGCCGTGGCCGCCGGCTTCCGTGCCCTGCGCGACGACGATCGCGGCACTGGCCTCGAACGCCAGCCGGACATGGTCCAGTGTCTGGCACTGGCAGATCAGCGGCACGCCCGCCGCGGCGATCTCGGCGGCGAAGGGGCGCGGATCGGCGAAGGAGAGCATCAGCGCGGCGGGCTCATGCGCAAGCGCCTGCGTCAGAAGCTCTGGCTTCCTCGCCATCGACCAGGTGATGAAGCCGCAGCCGACTTGCGTGTTGCCGGCGGCAGCGAATTGCTCGTCGAGCCAGGCGGCGTCGCCATAGCCGCCGCCGATCAGACCCAGCCCACCCGCCCGCGTCACGGCGGCGGCAAGCGCCCCGCCGCTCGCCAGCGCCATCGGCGCCGACAAGATCGGATGGGCGATGCCGAGCCGCTCGGTCAGCCGCGTGGCGAGGCGCGCCATGGCCGGTCCCGCAGCCTCAGGCGGCCTTGGCCTTGGTGTGGGCGAAGTCCATGTAAAGCTCGCGCGCCTTGCGGAAGAGCGGGCCGGGCTGGAGCGTGCGGTCGTCGATGCGCGTCACCGGCATGCACTTCGAGTAATTGCCGGAGATGAAGATCTCGTCGGCCTTCTCGAACTCCTCATAGCGCAGGCTGCATTCCTCGACGGTGACGCCGCTCTCGCGCAGCAGCTTGATGACGCGCTGGCGGGTGATGCCGTTGAGGAAGGTGCCGTTCGGGACCGGAGTCTTCACCACGCCATCCTTGGCAAGGAAGACGTTGGAGGTGCCGGTCTCGGCGACATGGCCGAGCATGTCGAGCACGAGCGCATTGTCAAAGCCGGCAGCCTTGGCGGCCTTCAGGATGCGGGCGTTGTTCGGGTAGAGGCAGCCAGCCTTGGAATCGGTCGGGGCGGTCTCGTAGGTCGGGCGGCGATAAAGGCCCTTGGTGACCGAAAAGCCGTTGCTCGGCTGCGGCATAGAGGCCTCGAACAGGCAAAGCGCGAACTGCGTCGAATCCGGATCGGGCATGATGGTCGAGGGGCCGTCGGCCTCACCCCAATACATCGGCTTGACGTAGATCGCGGTGCCGGGGGCGAACTTCTTCACGCCCTCATACATCTTCTCGACGATGAAATCCGGCGTCACCGTCGGATTCAGCCCCAACGCGGTCGCGGAGCGATTCACGCGGGCGGCATGCAGGTCGATATCGGGAGCGACGCCATCGAAGTAGCGACCGCCATCGAACACCGAGGACGCCTGCCAGAGCGCATGGCTACGCGGGCCGACGAGGCCGGGATTGCCCTCATGCCAGGCTCCGTCGAACCAGGTCCAGGTTTGAGAATACCATGCCATGGAGGCGCTCCGTCTTGGTCGGTTTTGCTAATTTGCACCGTCCTCCCGCCATCGCGCGCCGTCAACAGCAAGCGGCGCATGGCGCGATGACGGGATGTGATGGAAGCCATCGGGCAGGGTGATGGATCAGAAACCCAGGAACCGCGCCGCCGAGATCATCGCCATGCCGGTCAGTAGCGCGACGAGTTCGCTGCGGGTCACGAACATGGCACCGATGGCCGCGAGCAGCGCCACGCCCGCGGCAACGCCAAGCCGCTCGATCAGCGGCAGCACGGTGGCGACCACGATCGAGCCCGGCAGTGCCGCAAGGCCGCGCCGGACATGCGGCGTCAACGGCACGAAGCTCATCAGGACGACGCCGGCCAGCCGGCAGAGATAGGTCGCGACCGCCATGGCGCCGATCGCGATGAAGGCGCCCCAGGGACCGGGATCAGGCAGGGTCATCGCGGAACGCTCCCGTGACGGCCCCTGCGAGCGAGCCGGCGATGATGAAGGCGTAGCCGTCGACGAGCTTCGCCGTCAGCAGGGCGACGCAGCCCGCGACGGCCCAGGGCACCAGACCACGCCGACCGCGCCAGAGCGGCACGATCATCGCCGCGAAGAAGATCGGCATGACGAGGTCGATGCCATAGCGGCGCGGATCGGAGACCAGCGCGCCAAGCATGTAACCGGGCGCCGTGGCGATGATCCAGACGATCCACAAGGCAAGGCCTGCCCCGACCAGGACACCGAGATCGCGGCCGCCCTCGGATTGATAGCGCGTGCCGATCAGCCAGTTGGCATCGGTGAAGAAGAAGAGGTGGAAGGCGTTGACCGCCTTGGGATAGCGCGCGAACCAGGGCTGGAGCGACGCGCCCTGCAGGATCATCCGGGCGTTGACCGTCGCCGTGACGACCGCAAGCCCGGCGATCGCTCCCCAGCTCCATTCCGGCCGCCACAGCTCCATCGCCACGAGCTGCGAGACGCCGCCATAGACGAAGGCGCTCATCAGGAGGGTCTCGAGCAGGCTCATGCCCTTGGCCGACGCGGCCGCACCGAAGGCGACGGCAAAGACGATCACGCCCGGCATCAGGACGGAGACCCTGCGCAGACCGAGCCGCATGCCCTGAACGGTCAGGGGTGCGGCGCTTGCGGCTGGCGGCGGTTCGGCGTGGTTCGGCTGCATAGCTTCTTCCAAAGGCCGAAGGCGTCTGCCGTCAACGCATGCCGGCTGCGCCCGTGCATGTGTTTCATGCAAAGCGGATTCCATCAGCCCATGCATTAGGCTGGGCAGATGCATTGGCTCCGTTCCATCGCAGCAACCGCGCCGAGCTACCCGG contains the following coding sequences:
- a CDS encoding branched-chain amino acid aminotransferase, giving the protein MAWYSQTWTWFDGAWHEGNPGLVGPRSHALWQASSVFDGGRYFDGVAPDIDLHAARVNRSATALGLNPTVTPDFIVEKMYEGVKKFAPGTAIYVKPMYWGEADGPSTIMPDPDSTQFALCLFEASMPQPSNGFSVTKGLYRRPTYETAPTDSKAGCLYPNNARILKAAKAAGFDNALVLDMLGHVAETGTSNVFLAKDGVVKTPVPNGTFLNGITRQRVIKLLRESGVTVEECSLRYEEFEKADEIFISGNYSKCMPVTRIDDRTLQPGPLFRKARELYMDFAHTKAKAA
- a CDS encoding AzlD domain-containing protein encodes the protein MTLPDPGPWGAFIAIGAMAVATYLCRLAGVVLMSFVPLTPHVRRGLAALPGSIVVATVLPLIERLGVAAGVALLAAIGAMFVTRSELVALLTGMAMISAARFLGF
- a CDS encoding AzlC family ABC transporter permease, with amino-acid sequence MQPNHAEPPPAASAAPLTVQGMRLGLRRVSVLMPGVIVFAVAFGAAASAKGMSLLETLLMSAFVYGGVSQLVAMELWRPEWSWGAIAGLAVVTATVNARMILQGASLQPWFARYPKAVNAFHLFFFTDANWLIGTRYQSEGGRDLGVLVGAGLALWIVWIIATAPGYMLGALVSDPRRYGIDLVMPIFFAAMIVPLWRGRRGLVPWAVAGCVALLTAKLVDGYAFIIAGSLAGAVTGAFRDDPA